One Lacticaseibacillus rhamnosus genomic window carries:
- the frr gene encoding ribosome recycling factor — protein MANQIIEQAKVNMGKTEESLQRELGNIRAGRANASLLNQITVDYYGAPTPLNQMAAITVPEARVLQISPYDKSSLKNIETAINASDLGINPANDGDVIRLVIPQLTGERRKEIAKEVGKFSENAKIAIRNIRREGLDKLKRQEKDGDITEDELHRLEKDMQKATDDATKRIDEIAAAKEKEITEV, from the coding sequence ATGGCAAATCAAATTATTGAACAAGCAAAAGTCAATATGGGTAAAACCGAAGAATCATTACAGCGTGAACTAGGCAACATCCGTGCAGGCCGTGCTAATGCCAGCTTGCTTAATCAGATTACGGTCGATTATTATGGTGCGCCAACGCCATTGAACCAAATGGCGGCAATCACGGTTCCGGAAGCACGTGTTTTGCAGATTAGTCCATATGACAAATCATCACTTAAGAACATCGAAACGGCTATCAACGCCAGTGATCTTGGCATTAACCCTGCCAATGACGGCGATGTGATTCGTTTGGTCATTCCTCAGCTGACGGGTGAACGGCGTAAGGAAATTGCCAAAGAAGTCGGCAAGTTCTCTGAAAACGCCAAAATCGCAATTCGTAATATCCGCCGTGAAGGACTTGATAAGTTAAAGCGACAGGAAAAAGACGGTGACATCACCGAAGACGAATTGCATCGACTTGAAAAAGATATGCAAAAAGCCACTGACGATGCAACCAAACGCATCGATGAAATTGCTGCAGCTAAGGAAAAGGAAATTACCGAAGTTTAG
- the pyrH gene encoding UMP kinase, which yields MVKYKRIILKISGEALAGEAGFGIKPPVIAKIAQQIKEVHELGVQIAIVCGGGNIWRGETNAEMGMERAQADYMGMLATVMNALALQDNLESQGVPTRVQTSIEMRQIAEPYIRRKAIRHLEKGRVVIFAGGTGNPYFSTDTTAALRAAEIGAEVILMAKNNVDGVYSADPNKDTNAVKYESLTHMDIINKDLKVMDSTASTLSMDNDIDLVVFNLNEPGNIKRVVEGQKIGTTIEGRS from the coding sequence ATGGTCAAATATAAACGGATCATTTTAAAGATCAGCGGTGAGGCATTGGCAGGTGAGGCTGGGTTTGGCATTAAGCCACCAGTCATTGCCAAAATTGCCCAACAGATCAAAGAGGTGCACGAACTGGGTGTACAAATTGCCATTGTGTGCGGTGGCGGCAACATCTGGCGCGGTGAAACCAACGCCGAGATGGGAATGGAACGCGCCCAAGCCGACTATATGGGGATGCTGGCTACGGTAATGAATGCGTTGGCTTTGCAAGATAACCTGGAGAGCCAAGGTGTACCGACTCGGGTTCAGACGTCAATTGAGATGCGGCAAATCGCCGAACCTTATATTCGGCGTAAAGCCATTCGCCATCTGGAGAAAGGGCGCGTCGTTATTTTCGCTGGCGGCACCGGTAACCCATACTTCAGCACTGACACGACTGCAGCGTTACGGGCAGCAGAAATCGGCGCTGAAGTTATCCTGATGGCAAAGAATAACGTTGACGGCGTTTATTCAGCCGATCCAAACAAGGACACCAATGCTGTCAAATATGAGAGTCTGACACACATGGACATCATCAACAAGGATCTAAAAGTCATGGACTCGACTGCCAGCACCTTGTCAATGGACAACGATATCGACTTAGTTGTCTTTAACTTAAACGAGCCCGGCAATATCAAACGGGTTGTGGAAGGTCAAAAAATCGGCACCACAATCGAAGGGAGAAGCTAA
- the tsf gene encoding translation elongation factor Ts, which produces MAQITAAQVKELRDRTQVGMMDAKKALVAADGDMDKAIDVLREKGLAKAAKKSGNIAAEGLAEIAVDGNTAAIVEVNSETDFVASNDQFKDYVNKVAAAIAANKPADLDAAKATKMSDGQTIDEGAIALTSVIGEKISLRRFQIVTKTDNEHFGAYLHNGGQIAALTVLDGADDATAKDVAMHVAAINPEYLDRSKVPADELQHQTDIFTEETKNEGKPEKIVPRIVEGRVNKWLSEISLVDQEFVKDPDQTVAKYVAAKGGKVKGYVRYEVGEGIEKKQENFADEVMDQIKG; this is translated from the coding sequence ATGGCTCAAATTACTGCTGCACAAGTTAAAGAATTACGTGATCGTACCCAAGTCGGCATGATGGATGCTAAGAAGGCATTGGTTGCAGCTGATGGCGATATGGATAAGGCAATTGATGTCTTACGTGAAAAAGGCTTGGCAAAAGCGGCTAAGAAGAGTGGCAACATCGCCGCTGAAGGCTTAGCGGAAATCGCAGTTGACGGCAATACTGCCGCAATTGTTGAAGTTAACTCTGAGACCGATTTTGTTGCTTCAAACGATCAATTCAAAGACTATGTTAACAAGGTAGCTGCTGCGATTGCTGCTAATAAGCCAGCTGATCTTGATGCTGCCAAGGCCACCAAGATGAGCGACGGCCAGACCATTGATGAAGGTGCCATCGCCTTGACCAGTGTTATTGGTGAAAAGATCAGCTTGCGACGCTTCCAGATTGTGACCAAGACCGACAATGAACATTTTGGTGCTTACTTGCATAATGGCGGCCAAATTGCAGCGCTGACGGTTTTGGATGGCGCCGATGATGCCACTGCCAAAGACGTTGCTATGCATGTTGCTGCGATCAATCCTGAATATTTGGATCGTAGTAAAGTGCCGGCTGATGAATTGCAACATCAGACCGATATTTTCACTGAAGAAACCAAAAACGAAGGCAAGCCGGAAAAAATTGTTCCGCGGATCGTTGAAGGTCGCGTTAACAAGTGGTTGAGTGAAATCTCACTGGTTGATCAGGAATTCGTTAAGGATCCGGATCAGACAGTTGCCAAGTACGTTGCGGCTAAAGGCGGCAAGGTTAAAGGCTACGTTCGTTATGAAGTCGGCGAAGGCATTGAAAAGAAACAAGAAAACTTCGCAGATGAAGTCATGGACCAGATCAAAGGTTAA
- the rpsB gene encoding 30S ribosomal protein S2 → MAVLSMKQLLEAGVHFGHQTRRWNPKMKPYIFTERNGIYIIDLQKTVKMIDDAYNFVKEEAQNGGVFLFVGTKKQAQDAIAEEATRAGQFYVNHRWLGGTLTNWNTIQTRIKRLKDIKKMATDGTFDVLPKKEVSLLKKQQDKLEKFLGGIEDMPRIPDVLFIVDPRKEKIAVQEAQKLNIPIVAMVDTNTDPDDIDVIIPSNDDAIRAVRLITSKMADAIIEGNQGEDQEDDQEQQPAADKKADSMEDIVEAVEGDNKRAN, encoded by the coding sequence ATGGCAGTATTAAGCATGAAACAGCTTCTTGAAGCTGGTGTACATTTCGGGCATCAAACCCGTCGTTGGAACCCTAAGATGAAGCCATATATCTTTACGGAAAGAAACGGTATCTACATCATCGATCTGCAAAAGACCGTTAAGATGATTGACGATGCTTACAATTTCGTTAAAGAAGAAGCACAAAACGGCGGGGTTTTCCTGTTCGTTGGGACCAAGAAACAGGCTCAGGATGCGATTGCCGAAGAAGCAACCCGTGCCGGCCAATTTTACGTCAACCATCGCTGGCTTGGCGGCACTTTGACCAACTGGAACACGATTCAGACTCGAATCAAGCGGCTTAAAGACATCAAGAAGATGGCAACCGATGGCACTTTTGATGTCCTTCCTAAGAAAGAAGTTTCTCTTCTGAAGAAGCAACAAGACAAGCTTGAGAAGTTCCTTGGCGGGATTGAAGATATGCCACGGATTCCTGACGTATTGTTCATTGTTGACCCACGCAAAGAAAAGATTGCCGTTCAGGAAGCCCAAAAGCTGAACATTCCGATCGTTGCGATGGTTGATACCAACACCGATCCTGATGACATTGACGTGATTATCCCTTCAAACGATGACGCGATTCGTGCCGTTCGTTTGATTACTTCCAAGATGGCAGATGCGATTATTGAAGGTAACCAAGGCGAAGATCAAGAAGATGATCAGGAACAACAACCTGCTGCCGACAAGAAGGCTGATTCCATGGAAGATATCGTGGAAGCTGTCGAAGGCGACAACAAGCGCGCTAACTAA
- a CDS encoding GIY-YIG nuclease family protein yields the protein MATKPYYFYVLLCADGTFYGGFTDDVAARVATHNAGKGAKYTASRRPVRLLYHEAFADKHEALSAEWHFKHQSRRRKELFLSAHHVKWQGLSK from the coding sequence ATGGCGACTAAACCGTATTACTTTTATGTTTTACTATGTGCGGATGGGACGTTTTATGGCGGGTTTACGGATGACGTGGCAGCCCGGGTGGCAACACATAACGCTGGCAAAGGGGCCAAGTATACAGCTTCTCGCCGCCCCGTGCGCTTACTGTATCATGAAGCGTTTGCGGACAAACACGAAGCGCTGTCGGCGGAATGGCATTTTAAACATCAGAGCCGCCGTCGTAAAGAACTTTTTTTGTCGGCGCATCATGTCAAGTGGCAGGGCTTGTCAAAGTGA
- a CDS encoding tRNA1(Val) (adenine(37)-N6)-methyltransferase → MSLLPGERVDVLASRHIKIIQSGAVFSFSLDAVLLANFAQIKRHSRVVDLAAGNGAVGLFLARKTDNRVTMVELQPRLADMARRSVALNALANVDVHEGDLADTTKFVAKDSVDVVTCNPPYFKISARSITNPNDHLAIARHELTTDFATVARVSADLLKYQGKAYFVHRPDRLAELLATLTAVGLAPKQLQFIHPREDREANMVLIAAIKAGRPDGLRIMPPLIVHEADGGYTPFVRRLLHGD, encoded by the coding sequence ATGTCATTATTGCCTGGTGAGCGGGTTGATGTGCTTGCTAGTCGGCACATTAAAATTATTCAAAGCGGGGCCGTTTTTTCTTTTTCATTGGATGCGGTGCTGTTGGCAAATTTTGCCCAGATTAAACGGCACAGTCGGGTGGTTGACTTGGCTGCCGGCAATGGTGCGGTAGGGCTTTTCTTGGCGCGTAAAACGGATAACCGCGTGACCATGGTTGAGTTGCAGCCGCGGCTGGCCGACATGGCGCGTCGCAGTGTGGCATTGAATGCATTGGCTAATGTTGACGTCCACGAAGGTGATTTGGCGGACACTACCAAGTTTGTGGCCAAGGATTCAGTGGATGTAGTGACCTGTAATCCGCCATATTTCAAGATCAGTGCTCGGAGTATAACGAATCCTAATGATCATCTGGCCATCGCGCGCCATGAGTTGACGACAGATTTTGCAACGGTGGCGAGAGTAAGCGCTGATTTGTTGAAATATCAAGGGAAAGCCTACTTTGTGCATCGTCCGGATCGGCTGGCTGAGCTATTGGCAACGCTGACCGCGGTCGGGTTGGCACCTAAACAGCTGCAATTCATTCATCCGCGTGAAGACCGGGAAGCCAATATGGTCTTGATTGCTGCGATTAAAGCCGGTCGTCCGGATGGTTTGCGGATTATGCCACCGCTGATTGTTCATGAAGCTGATGGCGGTTATACGCCGTTTGTCAGGAGGCTGTTACATGGCGACTAA
- a CDS encoding lysophospholipid acyltransferase family protein, producing MFYSFLRYVVAGLIWLINGHSQTQEKQELPDGPFVLVAPHRSWLDPVFLALAAWPHHFSFMAKSELFKNPLLRWLLVKVGAFPVDRAHPGPSAIKVPVRALKQEGKALMIFPTGSRYSADMKGGAILIAKLAKAPIVPAVYQGPGTFWSLFKRKPIIVRFGKPVDPPKGRLTDEALAAFSDELQENFAALDHAINPHYKYVPDKKKYLEEKEHGEV from the coding sequence ATGTTTTATAGTTTTCTGCGTTACGTCGTTGCCGGGTTAATCTGGCTCATAAACGGACACTCTCAAACCCAGGAGAAACAGGAATTGCCGGATGGGCCGTTTGTTCTGGTCGCGCCACATCGTTCCTGGCTCGATCCGGTTTTCCTCGCACTAGCCGCTTGGCCGCACCATTTTTCATTTATGGCTAAAAGTGAACTGTTTAAAAATCCATTGCTCCGCTGGCTGTTGGTGAAAGTCGGGGCCTTTCCGGTTGATCGGGCGCATCCCGGGCCGAGTGCGATCAAGGTTCCGGTTCGCGCACTGAAACAGGAAGGCAAAGCGTTGATGATCTTTCCAACCGGTTCGCGTTATTCGGCAGATATGAAAGGCGGCGCAATTTTAATCGCCAAACTGGCAAAGGCACCGATTGTTCCAGCAGTTTATCAAGGTCCCGGGACGTTTTGGTCTCTGTTTAAACGCAAACCGATTATCGTTCGGTTCGGCAAACCTGTTGATCCGCCAAAAGGAAGGCTGACTGATGAAGCGCTTGCTGCTTTCAGCGACGAGCTACAGGAAAATTTTGCTGCTTTGGATCATGCGATTAATCCCCATTACAAATACGTTCCTGATAAGAAAAAGTATCTAGAAGAAAAAGAACACGGAGAAGTATAA
- a CDS encoding APC family permease — translation MKLWKQMTRKPDLQAALKADDLLTRSLTTRDLIALGIGAVISTGIFILPGTVAATTSGPAITIAFILAAIVCSLAAMCYAEFASALPVAGSAYAYGNIVFGQVFGWIIGWALILEYMLAVAAVSTSFSAYFASLLSGFHITLPTAIAGPFSPSHGTYINLIAVIVVLLIGMMLSRGMQSSMAINRLMVLVKLLIILIFVVVGFFYVQPANWHPYMPFGAKGVLAGAALVFFAYLGFDAVSASAPEVKQPQKTLPRGIIGTLIIATILYVLVAIVLTGMVPFTKLDVADPVAFALGVVHLRGLGGFISVGALAGMFTMMVTMIYSSSRLIYAIGRDGLLPRWFGHVSGHLPENALWTVVTVIALMGGLVPLNQLVNLVNIGTLIAFAFVSIGIIPLRRHEAINNQGFQVPGYPVTPIVSFLFCLLLMTQLSAETWLMSLAWFAFGLVIYFSYGIRHGHVSEAKIR, via the coding sequence ATGAAGCTTTGGAAACAAATGACCCGCAAACCGGATTTGCAAGCTGCTCTTAAAGCCGATGACTTGTTGACCCGCAGCCTGACAACCCGCGATTTGATTGCACTTGGCATTGGCGCCGTTATTAGTACCGGTATTTTTATTTTACCCGGCACCGTGGCCGCAACCACCAGTGGCCCGGCAATCACGATTGCCTTTATTTTGGCCGCCATCGTATGCTCACTGGCTGCCATGTGTTATGCCGAATTTGCTTCGGCGCTGCCTGTTGCAGGTTCGGCTTATGCATATGGCAATATTGTGTTTGGTCAGGTATTCGGCTGGATTATCGGCTGGGCATTGATTCTTGAATATATGTTGGCAGTAGCTGCTGTCTCGACTAGTTTCTCAGCTTATTTTGCCAGTTTGCTTTCCGGATTTCACATCACGCTGCCGACTGCTATTGCTGGTCCATTTTCACCTAGTCACGGTACGTACATTAATCTCATTGCGGTGATCGTTGTTTTGCTGATTGGCATGATGCTCTCGCGCGGCATGCAGTCATCAATGGCGATTAACCGGTTAATGGTACTGGTCAAATTGCTTATCATCCTAATTTTCGTTGTCGTTGGGTTCTTTTATGTGCAGCCCGCCAATTGGCACCCTTATATGCCGTTCGGGGCAAAAGGGGTTCTTGCCGGAGCGGCCTTGGTTTTCTTTGCTTATCTCGGCTTTGATGCGGTATCGGCCTCGGCACCTGAGGTTAAACAGCCGCAGAAAACGTTACCCCGTGGCATCATCGGCACCTTAATCATCGCGACAATTTTGTATGTTTTGGTCGCCATTGTCTTGACAGGCATGGTGCCGTTTACCAAACTGGACGTAGCCGATCCAGTTGCCTTTGCGCTCGGCGTTGTTCATCTACGCGGTCTCGGCGGGTTCATTTCGGTAGGCGCGCTGGCTGGCATGTTCACTATGATGGTCACCATGATTTATAGCTCATCCCGCCTGATTTATGCGATCGGGCGTGACGGCTTGTTGCCACGCTGGTTCGGCCATGTCAGTGGGCATTTACCGGAAAATGCGCTGTGGACAGTGGTTACGGTGATTGCTTTGATGGGTGGTTTGGTGCCGCTAAATCAGCTTGTCAACTTAGTTAATATTGGAACGTTAATTGCCTTTGCGTTTGTTTCAATCGGCATCATCCCCCTTCGTCGCCACGAAGCCATTAACAATCAGGGCTTTCAGGTTCCCGGCTATCCGGTGACGCCAATTGTCTCATTTCTCTTTTGCCTGTTGCTGATGACCCAACTAAGCGCCGAGACGTGGCTGATGAGTCTGGCTTGGTTTGCGTTTGGATTAGTCATCTATTTCAGCTACGGCATTCGTCACGGTCACGTGTCTGAAGCCAAAATCCGGTAA
- a CDS encoding DUF1003 domain-containing protein, producing MVNNQTATCLVDGQVYAISDGLFLSDLETKLVNIIKNDYPRATKNSFICNAHLLNYRLERMRRQQRQDERAHEKINRKMSQALVKDDFQLTDVYDNMESTITFGERIADAVAKYAGSWPFIIIFSSFMIVWMILNTVGIFGKRFDPFPFILLNLFLSMVAALQAPLIMMSQNRAAEYDRLEAKNDYHVNLKSEEEIRLLHSKLDHIIADDNPNLFESQRLTVEVLGEMVNQLSETRQQLALLKASQDEANRTQLDTKIKK from the coding sequence GTGGTCAATAATCAAACGGCAACCTGCCTTGTTGATGGTCAAGTTTACGCGATCAGTGATGGCCTTTTCTTAAGCGATCTTGAAACCAAACTGGTCAATATCATTAAAAACGACTATCCGCGCGCGACCAAAAACAGCTTCATTTGCAATGCGCACCTATTAAATTACCGCCTTGAGCGCATGCGCCGGCAACAACGACAGGATGAACGGGCGCATGAAAAGATTAATCGTAAAATGTCGCAAGCTTTGGTTAAAGATGATTTTCAGCTGACTGATGTTTACGACAATATGGAGTCCACGATCACATTTGGCGAACGGATTGCCGATGCGGTTGCCAAATATGCCGGTTCATGGCCATTCATCATTATCTTTTCCAGTTTTATGATTGTCTGGATGATTCTCAATACAGTCGGGATTTTCGGTAAACGGTTTGATCCGTTCCCGTTTATTCTGTTAAACTTATTTTTGAGTATGGTCGCGGCCTTACAAGCACCGTTAATCATGATGAGCCAAAATCGGGCAGCAGAGTATGATCGCCTGGAAGCCAAAAACGATTACCATGTGAATCTTAAGTCCGAAGAAGAAATTCGTCTGTTGCATTCAAAATTGGATCATATCATTGCTGACGATAATCCTAATCTGTTCGAAAGCCAGCGCCTAACCGTCGAAGTGTTAGGCGAAATGGTCAATCAGCTTAGCGAAACGCGGCAGCAGCTGGCCTTACTTAAAGCCAGCCAAGACGAGGCAAACCGTACGCAACTTGACACGAAGATAAAAAAATAG
- a CDS encoding ABC transporter ATP-binding protein has product MASKGYESAWSKSIPVRQQLKIMRRLMGYTRPYKRQFIGAIVAAALLAGMNVLLPKILQVFMDRYLANQSATVQILLLFAVLYAFGTLVKAVFQFFQTFLFNMGAERGLEDARRQLFAKLHTLGMRYFDQTPAGSIVSRVTNDTMTFSDFWNVILAVIVGLFSVISSFAIMFAANPKIALLVAAFLPILLVVVWYYSTYSSKVYRHMREKLSELNTQLNESIEGIAIIQQFRQENRISREFEATNQEYLDARKAMIRVNSLLLSSVINLLYSLALIAVLWAFGLISMHSYVEAGLVYAFTTYTANFFNPMVNMMDNLSFLQDGVVAGSRIFRILDSKEYAPAQHPDAHAVIQQGKIEFRHVSFAYDGEHDILHDISFVANPGETVALVGHTGSGKSSIINVMMRFYEFGQGQILIDDVDIRDYPMPELRKKLGLVLQDSFMFYGDISSNIRLFNDQITDHQVKAAAEFVQADRFINKLPDTYHARVIEGGSEFSSGERQLISFARTVVTDPKILVLDEATANIDTETESVIQEGLRRIRQGRTTIAIAHRLSTIQDANLILVLDAGRIVERGTHESLLAQHGRYYEMYHLQVGEGEEASR; this is encoded by the coding sequence GTGGCAAGTAAAGGATACGAAAGCGCTTGGTCAAAAAGCATTCCGGTTCGGCAACAGCTAAAAATTATGCGGCGGTTGATGGGTTATACGCGGCCGTATAAGCGTCAATTTATCGGCGCAATTGTCGCAGCCGCGTTACTGGCAGGGATGAATGTTCTGTTGCCAAAGATTCTGCAGGTTTTCATGGATCGTTATTTGGCAAATCAAAGTGCAACGGTTCAGATTCTGCTGCTGTTTGCGGTGCTTTATGCATTTGGTACTCTGGTTAAGGCCGTATTTCAGTTCTTCCAAACCTTCTTGTTCAACATGGGCGCTGAACGTGGACTGGAAGATGCGCGCCGGCAACTGTTTGCTAAATTGCACACATTGGGGATGCGTTATTTCGATCAAACGCCGGCTGGCTCGATCGTATCACGGGTTACCAACGATACCATGACTTTTTCCGACTTTTGGAATGTGATTTTGGCCGTCATTGTCGGGTTATTCTCGGTCATCAGCAGCTTTGCGATTATGTTTGCGGCTAATCCTAAAATTGCCTTGTTGGTTGCGGCGTTCTTACCGATTCTGTTAGTAGTGGTCTGGTATTACAGCACTTATAGTTCCAAGGTATACCGCCACATGCGTGAAAAATTGTCTGAGCTGAATACCCAACTGAATGAATCGATTGAAGGCATTGCGATTATTCAGCAATTTCGGCAGGAGAATCGCATTAGTCGGGAATTTGAAGCAACGAATCAGGAGTATCTCGATGCCCGCAAAGCGATGATCCGCGTAAACTCGCTGTTGCTGTCCTCGGTGATTAACCTTTTATATTCACTAGCGCTGATTGCGGTTTTGTGGGCATTTGGCCTGATTTCCATGCATAGCTATGTCGAGGCCGGCTTGGTGTATGCGTTCACCACTTACACTGCCAATTTCTTCAATCCCATGGTTAACATGATGGATAACCTGTCGTTTCTGCAGGATGGCGTTGTTGCCGGCAGTCGCATTTTCCGGATTCTTGATAGCAAGGAATACGCGCCCGCACAACATCCGGATGCACATGCCGTCATTCAGCAAGGCAAAATCGAATTTCGCCATGTCAGTTTTGCCTATGATGGTGAACATGACATCTTGCACGATATTAGCTTTGTGGCCAATCCTGGCGAAACGGTGGCGTTAGTCGGTCATACCGGTTCCGGGAAAAGCTCGATTATCAATGTGATGATGCGTTTTTACGAGTTTGGTCAAGGACAGATTTTGATTGACGATGTAGATATTCGCGATTATCCGATGCCGGAGTTGCGCAAAAAGCTCGGCTTAGTCTTGCAGGATTCGTTTATGTTTTACGGCGATATCAGCAGCAACATTCGCCTATTTAATGATCAGATTACCGATCATCAAGTCAAAGCAGCGGCGGAATTTGTACAGGCTGATCGCTTCATCAATAAATTGCCCGACACTTATCACGCGCGGGTTATTGAAGGCGGAAGTGAATTCTCGAGTGGTGAGCGCCAACTGATTTCATTTGCCCGCACAGTGGTCACCGATCCTAAAATTCTGGTGCTTGATGAAGCAACGGCAAACATTGATACCGAAACCGAATCCGTGATCCAGGAAGGGCTGCGGCGGATTCGTCAAGGTCGTACCACCATCGCCATTGCCCACCGATTGTCCACGATTCAGGATGCCAATTTGATTTTGGTCTTAGATGCCGGTCGCATTGTCGAGCGCGGCACACATGAATCGCTACTTGCACAGCATGGGCGGTATTACGAAATGTATCACCTGCAAGTTGGCGAGGGTGAGGAAGCATCGCGGTAA
- a CDS encoding ABC transporter ATP-binding protein has protein sequence MGIFKKLGWYFKQEWRRYLLGVTFLLLVALVNLIPPKVIGDLVDAMSKSRLTSSHLALMLGLLLFSGISQYLFRYGWRNAIWGGAAKLERTLRTRLFWHFMKMDATFYQKHRTGDLMAHATNDLNAVQNVAGAGILTLFDSFITGGTTIIAMILVVDWRLTLIAILPMPLLAVMARKLGTRLHAAFSESQAAFSRLNDKTQESVSGIKVIKTFGQEAEDTADFNRIVDHTVQINRRVNFIDALFDPTTSLIMGLTYVITIIYGGWQVVHSQISIGQLVSFVTYVSALVWPMFAIGRLFNILERGNASYDRVDDLLKERSTILEAKDAITTPAHGDIRYQINKFSYPNDQQVALSRVHFTLLEGNTLGIVGKVGAGKSTIFKLLLREFDNYDGFIEFGGHNIKDYSLDALLDSIGYVPQDNFLFSTTVADNIRFSAFEKGQPEVEKAAKESAVHDDIQKFTAGYETLVGEKGVSLSGGQKQRLAIARAVINAPELLILDDALSAVDAKTEEEILANMKRDRAHKTTIIAAHRLSSVMHADEIIVLENGQVIERGTHAQLLAKHGWYAEMWAKQEMEAAEEGEMRGK, from the coding sequence GTGGGAATTTTCAAAAAATTAGGGTGGTATTTTAAGCAGGAATGGCGGCGATATTTGCTAGGTGTGACTTTTCTGCTGTTAGTTGCATTGGTTAATTTGATTCCGCCAAAAGTGATTGGTGATTTAGTTGATGCGATGAGCAAATCGCGATTAACTAGCAGTCACTTAGCACTTATGTTGGGTTTATTGCTCTTTTCCGGGATTTCGCAGTATCTGTTTCGCTACGGTTGGCGTAACGCTATTTGGGGCGGAGCGGCCAAGCTGGAGCGGACGTTGCGTACCCGGCTGTTTTGGCATTTTATGAAAATGGATGCCACCTTCTATCAAAAACACCGTACTGGCGATTTAATGGCGCATGCGACTAACGATTTAAATGCGGTCCAAAATGTCGCGGGCGCCGGCATTTTGACTTTATTTGATTCGTTTATTACTGGCGGTACCACGATTATTGCCATGATTTTGGTAGTGGACTGGCGCTTGACGTTGATTGCCATTTTGCCGATGCCATTGTTGGCGGTGATGGCTCGTAAACTGGGAACGCGGTTGCATGCTGCGTTTTCGGAGTCGCAGGCTGCTTTTTCGCGGTTAAATGATAAAACCCAAGAAAGTGTCAGTGGCATCAAGGTCATTAAGACATTTGGGCAAGAGGCTGAGGACACGGCTGATTTCAATCGCATTGTCGATCATACGGTTCAGATTAATCGGCGGGTTAACTTTATTGATGCGTTATTTGATCCGACGACCAGTTTGATCATGGGACTGACTTACGTGATTACGATTATTTATGGCGGTTGGCAAGTGGTGCACAGCCAAATTTCGATCGGGCAGTTGGTTTCGTTTGTGACGTACGTTTCCGCTCTGGTGTGGCCGATGTTTGCAATTGGCCGACTATTTAATATTCTTGAACGTGGTAATGCCAGCTATGATCGCGTGGACGACTTGCTTAAAGAACGTTCCACGATTTTGGAAGCCAAAGATGCCATTACGACACCGGCGCATGGTGATATTCGGTATCAGATTAACAAATTCAGCTACCCTAATGATCAGCAAGTGGCCTTGAGCCGCGTGCATTTTACCTTATTAGAAGGCAATACGCTGGGCATTGTGGGTAAAGTCGGTGCCGGTAAAAGCACGATTTTTAAGCTTTTGTTGCGGGAATTCGATAACTATGACGGCTTCATCGAGTTTGGCGGTCACAACATCAAAGATTACTCGCTGGATGCATTGCTGGATTCAATTGGGTACGTACCGCAGGATAATTTTCTTTTTTCAACCACGGTCGCGGACAACATCCGCTTTTCGGCGTTTGAAAAGGGGCAGCCGGAAGTGGAAAAGGCGGCCAAGGAAAGTGCCGTGCACGATGATATTCAGAAATTTACAGCCGGCTATGAAACGCTGGTCGGAGAAAAAGGGGTCAGTTTATCCGGCGGGCAAAAGCAGCGGTTGGCAATTGCACGGGCGGTCATTAATGCACCTGAATTGTTGATTTTGGATGATGCGCTGTCGGCGGTCGATGCCAAAACCGAAGAAGAGATCCTCGCCAACATGAAACGTGACCGGGCGCACAAAACCACGATCATTGCAGCTCACCGCTTGAGCTCCGTGATGCATGCTGACGAAATTATTGTGTTGGAAAATGGCCAAGTGATCGAACGCGGCACTCATGCACAGTTATTAGCCAAGCATGGCTGGTATGCGGAAATGTGGGCTAAGCAGGAAATGGAAGCAGCGGAAGAAGGTGAAATGCGTGGCAAGTAA
- a CDS encoding YneF family protein, whose amino-acid sequence MLVTILVGIIALLVGLAGGFFGARAYMKKYFQDNPPVNEEMLRTMMMQMGQKPSAKKLNQMMAQMKQAQRNAK is encoded by the coding sequence TTGTTAGTCACAATACTTGTGGGGATCATTGCGTTACTGGTCGGCTTAGCAGGCGGATTCTTCGGCGCACGGGCATATATGAAGAAGTATTTTCAAGATAATCCGCCTGTGAACGAAGAGATGCTGCGTACCATGATGATGCAAATGGGACAAAAACCATCTGCTAAGAAACTCAACCAGATGATGGCGCAAATGAAACAAGCCCAACGTAATGCTAAGTAA